Proteins from a single region of Gaiellales bacterium:
- a CDS encoding SHOCT domain-containing protein — protein MPVTEAQGGTAEAGPAVPAEGTPGHRTGNSRSRKLALGVLVFLGSLMLCVAIFATWIDRVALDSGSWSDTSTKALQQPAVRTALSEYLVDQLYANVDVPAALSGALPPRLQPLAGPIAVGAEPYIQRAVAAGLARPRVVELWRSANLRAHDQLMRILNGGSGPFSTAGGTVSIDLSPVVGDLSSTLSQRTNGAVTLPPGTGKIVLLQSDQLSAAQSGTKFLKLASIPLALLALAVFVIAVAVSRDRRRTLRAIAIGILAAAVVLIFVRRVVGDALIDSLTTLPQNRAAGHAIWWVATDRLGAANLTTVIVGLLLLVGTWFAGPGRRAVAARRNLTPYLRDPAVAYGTYAGIVLVLLAWAPVPAASDPVIAPVLIILGAIGIEALRRIVAREFPDATERDMGRRIHSGLRSAYHGVRPGPSPEAVADSRYSSLEKLASLHDRGAISDDEFAAEKAELLAQH, from the coding sequence ATGCCGGTGACGGAGGCCCAGGGAGGCACCGCGGAAGCCGGGCCGGCCGTGCCGGCGGAGGGGACGCCTGGTCACCGGACGGGGAACAGCCGCTCGCGCAAGCTCGCGCTGGGCGTGCTCGTGTTCCTGGGCTCGCTCATGCTGTGCGTGGCGATCTTCGCGACCTGGATCGACCGGGTCGCGCTCGACTCGGGATCCTGGTCGGATACCAGCACGAAGGCGCTGCAGCAGCCGGCCGTGCGCACCGCACTGTCCGAATACCTGGTCGACCAGCTGTATGCCAACGTGGACGTGCCGGCGGCGCTGTCAGGAGCGCTTCCGCCCCGCCTGCAGCCGCTGGCAGGGCCGATCGCGGTCGGTGCGGAGCCCTATATCCAGCGCGCCGTGGCCGCCGGTCTGGCGCGTCCGCGGGTGGTGGAGCTGTGGCGTTCTGCGAACCTGCGAGCCCACGATCAGCTGATGCGGATTCTCAACGGCGGATCGGGGCCGTTCTCGACCGCCGGCGGCACGGTGTCGATCGATCTCAGCCCGGTGGTCGGGGACCTCTCGAGCACGCTGAGCCAGCGCACCAACGGCGCGGTCACGCTCCCGCCGGGCACCGGCAAGATCGTGCTGCTCCAGAGCGACCAGCTGAGCGCGGCGCAGTCGGGCACGAAGTTCTTGAAGCTGGCGTCCATCCCCCTTGCCCTGCTGGCGCTGGCGGTGTTCGTGATCGCGGTCGCAGTCTCGCGTGATCGCCGAAGAACATTGCGCGCGATCGCGATCGGCATCCTCGCCGCGGCGGTGGTGCTCATCTTCGTTCGCCGCGTGGTGGGTGACGCCCTGATCGACTCGTTGACGACGCTGCCCCAGAACCGGGCCGCCGGTCACGCGATCTGGTGGGTCGCGACCGACCGCCTGGGTGCTGCCAATCTGACGACGGTGATCGTGGGCCTGCTGCTCCTGGTCGGAACCTGGTTTGCAGGCCCCGGCCGGCGCGCCGTCGCGGCCCGCCGGAATCTCACCCCGTATCTCCGCGACCCGGCGGTGGCCTACGGGACGTACGCAGGCATCGTGCTGGTGCTGCTCGCCTGGGCCCCGGTGCCGGCAGCCAGCGACCCCGTCATCGCCCCCGTGCTGATCATCCTCGGAGCGATCGGCATCGAGGCGCTGCGCCGGATCGTGGCGCGCGAGTTTCCCGACGCGACCGAGCGCGACATGGGCCGCCGGATCCATTCCGGACTCCGCTCGGCCTACCACGGCGTCCGCCCCGGCCCGTCGCCGGAGGCGGTCGCCGACTCGCGCTACAGCTCGCTGGAGAAGCTCGCCTCGCTGCACGATCGCGGCGCGATCTCGGACGACGAGTTCGCGGCCGAGAAGGCCGAGCTGCTCGCGCAGCACTGA
- a CDS encoding glycoside hydrolase family 15 protein — protein sequence MSAVKTPTRRKRAPEPEAQSAAAPSPFPPIAEYAFLSNCHTGALVAPDGAVDWLCVPSFDAPSVFGSVLDREAGFFRFAPYGINHPAMRNYEPGTNVLRTTWKTPSGWVVVRDALTMGPRRHEDEITPHTRPPADDDAEHVLVRTVECVEGQVEIELVCEPAFDYGRTPAEWNVLNGDRHTADASGAGLTLRLTTDLALGVEGNRIRGRHVLKAGDRAWCALSWAEGLAAPEDVDDATNRLDVTARYWRGWLGRARIPDHRFSELVQRAALAIKGLTYMPTGATVAALTTSLPETPGGERNWDYRYTWMRDSTFTLRALHWLNLDWEADEFMQFVADLEPTEDGSLQIMYGIDGRRDLTETTRDDLSGYAGARPVRVGNGAWNQRQNDVFGAVLDSILLHTRRSERLPRRLWPIVQSQAECAIKVWRKPDQGIWEARGKPRHYVSSKLMCWVALDRASSLAEIRGDPEQGERWGAIAEEIREDVLAHGLTKAGVMRQHYDTDSLDASNLLAAIFGFLPDDDERLRATVLAIADDLTEDGFVLRYRTGETDDGLSGKEGTFLICSFWLVSALAVIGDMQRARDLMERLFRVASPLGLYAEEFDAGTGRHLGNFPQAFSHLALLEAAARIVVHERLSER from the coding sequence ATGAGCGCAGTCAAGACACCCACACGGCGCAAGCGGGCTCCCGAGCCCGAGGCGCAGAGCGCCGCCGCACCCTCGCCGTTCCCGCCGATCGCGGAGTACGCGTTCCTGTCCAACTGCCACACCGGCGCGCTGGTCGCCCCGGATGGGGCGGTCGACTGGCTATGCGTGCCCTCGTTCGACGCCCCCAGCGTGTTCGGGAGCGTCCTCGACCGCGAGGCCGGCTTCTTCCGGTTCGCGCCGTACGGCATCAACCATCCGGCGATGCGCAACTACGAGCCGGGGACGAACGTGCTGCGCACGACCTGGAAGACACCGTCGGGATGGGTGGTCGTCCGCGATGCGCTCACGATGGGGCCGCGCAGGCACGAGGACGAGATCACACCCCACACACGCCCGCCGGCCGACGACGACGCCGAGCACGTGCTCGTGCGGACGGTCGAGTGCGTCGAGGGCCAGGTGGAGATCGAGCTCGTCTGCGAGCCGGCATTCGACTACGGCCGGACCCCGGCCGAGTGGAACGTGCTCAACGGCGATCGGCACACGGCCGACGCCAGCGGCGCCGGCCTCACGCTGCGCCTGACGACCGACCTCGCGCTCGGTGTGGAGGGCAACCGCATCCGCGGCCGGCATGTGCTCAAGGCCGGCGACCGCGCCTGGTGCGCGCTCTCGTGGGCCGAGGGCCTCGCGGCGCCCGAAGACGTCGACGATGCCACGAACCGGCTCGACGTCACCGCACGGTACTGGCGCGGGTGGCTCGGCCGCGCGCGCATCCCCGATCATCGTTTCAGCGAGCTGGTGCAGCGCGCCGCACTCGCGATCAAGGGGCTCACCTACATGCCGACGGGCGCAACGGTCGCCGCCCTGACCACGTCGCTGCCCGAGACGCCCGGCGGCGAGCGCAACTGGGACTACCGCTACACGTGGATGCGCGACTCGACGTTCACGCTGAGGGCACTGCATTGGCTGAACCTCGACTGGGAGGCCGACGAGTTCATGCAGTTCGTCGCCGATCTCGAGCCGACCGAAGACGGGTCGCTCCAGATCATGTACGGCATCGACGGCCGCCGTGACCTCACCGAGACGACCCGCGACGACCTCTCCGGATACGCCGGCGCGCGGCCGGTGCGGGTCGGGAACGGCGCGTGGAACCAGCGCCAGAACGACGTCTTCGGCGCTGTGCTCGACTCGATCCTCCTGCACACGCGCCGCAGCGAGCGCCTGCCGCGGCGCCTGTGGCCGATCGTGCAGAGCCAGGCGGAGTGTGCGATCAAGGTCTGGCGCAAGCCCGACCAGGGCATCTGGGAGGCGCGTGGCAAGCCCCGCCACTACGTCTCGTCGAAGCTCATGTGCTGGGTCGCGCTCGACCGGGCGTCCAGCCTGGCGGAGATCCGTGGCGATCCCGAGCAGGGTGAGCGCTGGGGCGCGATCGCCGAGGAGATCCGCGAGGACGTCCTCGCCCACGGGCTCACCAAGGCCGGTGTCATGCGCCAGCACTACGACACCGATTCGCTCGACGCCTCCAACCTGCTCGCTGCCATCTTCGGGTTCCTGCCCGACGACGACGAGCGCCTGCGCGCGACGGTGCTCGCAATCGCCGACGACCTCACCGAGGACGGGTTCGTCCTGCGCTATCGCACGGGCGAGACCGACGACGGCCTGTCGGGCAAGGAGGGGACGTTCCTGATCTGCTCGTTCTGGCTCGTGTCCGCGCTCGCCGTCATCGGCGACATGCAGCGGGCGCGCGACCTGATGGAGCGCCTGTTCCGGGTCGCCTCGCCGCTCGGTCTCTACGCCGAGGAGTTCGACGCCGGCACGGGCCGTCACCTGGGCAACTTCCCCCAGGCGTTCTCCCATCTGGCGCTGCTGGAGGCCGCTGCCCGCATCGTCGTGCACGAGCGCCTCTCGGAGCGCTGA
- a CDS encoding polyphosphate kinase 2 family protein produces the protein MSTKQEKRIAEYASMFRVKPGSKVKLSRDFDPAFKADVVRKKEGAELLRRGIALLADYQDRLAAQDTYGVLVCLQALDAGGKDGTIRHVMSGVNPQGVAVHSFKVPSAEELDHDFLWRYARRLPERGQITIFNRSHYEEVVVVRVHPENLDRQKLPKERKGPGIWARRYREINDWERYLTDNGFRIVKIFLNLSMEEQRTRFLKRLDLPEKNWKFSSHDIAERGRWDDYQEAFSEMLTHTSTKWAPWYVIPADRKWFARIASAVVLANALIDIDPQYPTVSPSARENLAKVKDVLVAQAPKGAAADPFEEKRSRERRKAKKRADGHRTELVVAGVDGKPGAS, from the coding sequence ATGAGCACGAAGCAGGAGAAGCGGATCGCCGAGTACGCCTCCATGTTCCGGGTGAAGCCGGGCTCGAAGGTGAAGCTCAGCCGCGATTTCGACCCCGCGTTCAAGGCGGACGTCGTCCGCAAGAAGGAGGGCGCCGAGCTCCTGCGGCGCGGCATCGCCCTGCTCGCCGACTACCAGGACCGGCTGGCGGCCCAGGACACCTACGGCGTGCTCGTCTGCCTCCAGGCGCTCGACGCGGGCGGCAAGGACGGGACGATCCGCCACGTCATGAGCGGCGTCAACCCGCAGGGCGTCGCCGTGCACAGTTTCAAGGTGCCCTCCGCGGAGGAGCTCGACCACGACTTCCTGTGGCGCTACGCGCGCCGCCTGCCCGAGCGCGGGCAGATCACGATCTTCAACCGCTCGCACTACGAGGAGGTCGTCGTCGTCCGCGTCCACCCGGAGAACCTCGACCGCCAGAAGCTCCCGAAGGAGCGCAAGGGGCCGGGCATCTGGGCGCGCCGCTACCGCGAGATCAACGACTGGGAGCGCTACCTGACCGACAACGGCTTCCGGATCGTGAAGATCTTCCTGAACCTCTCCATGGAGGAGCAGCGGACGCGGTTCCTGAAGCGGCTCGACCTGCCGGAGAAGAACTGGAAGTTCTCGTCCCATGACATCGCAGAGCGCGGGCGCTGGGACGACTACCAGGAGGCGTTCTCGGAGATGCTCACGCACACGAGCACGAAATGGGCGCCCTGGTACGTCATCCCGGCCGACCGCAAGTGGTTCGCCCGGATCGCGTCGGCGGTGGTGCTCGCGAACGCGCTGATCGACATCGACCCGCAGTACCCGACGGTGAGCCCCTCCGCGCGCGAGAACCTGGCGAAGGTGAAGGACGTGCTGGTCGCGCAGGCGCCCAAGGGCGCGGCCGCCGACCCGTTCGAGGAGAAGCGCTCCCGCGAACGCCGCAAGGCGAAGAAGCGCGCCGACGGGCACCGGACGGAGCTCGTCGTCGCGGGGGTCGACGGCAAGCCGGGCGCCTCGTGA
- a CDS encoding HAD-IC family P-type ATPase has translation MTPATVQETAADDTERWYAHDVVYATKGLGVKPNRGLSAAEAATRLEHDGPNALPTEKPKPGWRRFLDEYTSYMQMILVGAAVISLVIKEWSTAVILVAITLLNAVVGLRQEGKAESAMNALKSMMKETARVRRDGNEAEIPADQLVVGDVVLLAAGDQVPADGRLISASSLQIDESALTGESVPVAKVAATLGDGDRAPGDQTNMAFMHTPVTHGSGAMIVTATGGRTQVGRIAHMLESTAREETPLTQQMNTLTLWIAGAAGVTMLIMFVLGANRGDPWRELFVAAVALAISAIPEALPTVVQVVLSLGSVDLAGRSAIVKELPSVETLGFTSAINSDKTGTLTMNQMTAVEVVDASDRYTISGIGYGLEGQVHHAAGNARSIEDAILPYVIANDARLESGKVVGDPTEGALLVLAHKAGLDIEATRENRPRLATLPFDPTYKLMATFNSETDASGKEVVRVYVKGAGPAVLERASTAHSGAGTVAWDKDTERRAEEHVTRMEGDGLRVMAAAVRDIKPKRFDADGDLLAYVTDLEITSLVGMLDPPRDESRQAVADAGAAHIRVRMVTGDDVVTGAAIAEQLGIEGEAILGADFAALSEQERMDRIETIGVVGRVAPEHKVLLAETLKAKGEVVAMTGDGVNDAPAIKAADIGIAMGSGTEVAKNASRMILSDDNFATIVFAVEQGRKLYDNLMKYIRFVLVMLVAFVLTFLGASLFNIASGEPFTSPQVLWIHFLISAPFGVALGFDEETPGLMRLRPRERGESILTMPVKLTAGLVGLFMAVAALLVLELGTHHYASVAAGNSMAFTAFALMLVAAAFECRSETSSILTTDTFNSRRMNMIAAIEVIGAAMATGWDFLNRVLGTVQLTAQQFGVALLCAIALLVAWEAAKSVARNRIEGSAEGTPVAGHGVAQ, from the coding sequence GTGACCCCGGCGACGGTTCAGGAGACGGCCGCGGACGACACCGAGCGCTGGTATGCGCACGACGTCGTCTACGCGACCAAGGGACTGGGCGTGAAACCGAACCGGGGGCTGTCGGCGGCCGAGGCCGCGACCCGGCTCGAGCACGACGGCCCGAACGCCCTCCCGACCGAGAAGCCGAAGCCGGGCTGGCGCCGGTTCCTGGACGAGTACACGAGCTACATGCAGATGATCCTGGTCGGCGCCGCCGTCATCTCGCTGGTGATCAAGGAGTGGAGCACGGCGGTGATCCTGGTCGCGATCACGCTCCTGAACGCCGTCGTCGGCCTGCGCCAGGAGGGCAAGGCCGAGAGCGCGATGAACGCCCTCAAGTCCATGATGAAGGAGACGGCGCGCGTGCGCCGCGACGGCAACGAGGCCGAGATCCCCGCCGACCAGCTCGTCGTCGGCGACGTCGTCCTGCTCGCCGCCGGCGACCAGGTGCCGGCCGACGGCCGCCTGATCTCGGCCAGCTCGCTCCAGATCGACGAGTCGGCCCTGACCGGCGAGAGCGTGCCCGTGGCCAAGGTCGCCGCCACGCTCGGCGACGGCGACCGCGCCCCCGGCGACCAGACCAACATGGCCTTCATGCACACGCCGGTGACGCACGGCAGCGGCGCGATGATCGTGACCGCGACCGGCGGCCGCACCCAGGTCGGACGGATCGCCCACATGCTCGAGTCGACGGCCCGCGAGGAGACGCCGCTCACCCAGCAGATGAACACGCTGACGCTGTGGATCGCAGGCGCCGCCGGGGTGACGATGCTGATCATGTTCGTGCTCGGCGCGAACCGCGGCGACCCGTGGCGCGAGCTCTTCGTCGCCGCGGTCGCGCTGGCCATCTCGGCGATTCCCGAGGCGCTGCCGACGGTCGTCCAGGTGGTGCTGTCGCTGGGGAGCGTCGACCTGGCCGGGCGCAGCGCCATCGTGAAAGAGCTGCCATCGGTCGAGACGCTCGGGTTCACGTCGGCGATCAACTCCGACAAGACCGGCACGCTGACGATGAACCAGATGACGGCGGTGGAGGTCGTGGACGCCAGCGACCGCTACACGATCTCGGGCATCGGCTACGGCCTCGAGGGCCAGGTGCACCACGCCGCCGGCAACGCCAGGAGCATCGAGGATGCGATCCTCCCGTACGTGATCGCAAACGACGCCCGGCTCGAGTCCGGCAAGGTGGTCGGCGATCCCACCGAGGGGGCGCTCCTCGTGCTGGCGCACAAGGCCGGCCTCGACATCGAGGCGACCCGGGAGAACCGGCCGCGGCTGGCCACGCTGCCGTTCGACCCCACGTACAAGCTGATGGCGACGTTCAACAGCGAGACCGACGCCTCCGGCAAGGAGGTCGTGCGCGTGTACGTGAAGGGCGCCGGCCCGGCCGTGCTGGAACGGGCGTCGACCGCCCACTCCGGAGCCGGCACCGTGGCCTGGGACAAGGACACCGAGCGCCGCGCCGAGGAGCACGTCACCCGCATGGAGGGTGACGGCCTGCGGGTCATGGCCGCCGCCGTCCGCGACATCAAGCCGAAGAGGTTCGACGCCGACGGCGACCTGCTGGCCTACGTCACCGACCTCGAGATCACGAGCCTCGTCGGCATGCTCGACCCGCCCCGCGACGAGTCCAGGCAGGCGGTGGCGGACGCCGGGGCGGCGCATATCCGCGTGCGGATGGTGACCGGCGACGACGTCGTCACCGGCGCGGCCATCGCCGAGCAGCTCGGCATCGAGGGCGAGGCGATACTGGGTGCGGACTTCGCCGCCCTGTCCGAGCAGGAGCGGATGGACCGGATCGAGACGATCGGCGTCGTCGGCCGGGTCGCACCCGAGCACAAGGTGCTCCTCGCCGAGACGCTCAAGGCCAAGGGCGAGGTCGTCGCGATGACCGGCGACGGCGTGAACGACGCGCCGGCGATCAAGGCTGCCGACATCGGCATCGCCATGGGCAGCGGCACCGAGGTGGCCAAGAACGCCTCCCGGATGATCCTCTCCGACGACAACTTCGCGACCATCGTCTTCGCGGTCGAGCAGGGCCGCAAGCTCTACGACAACCTGATGAAGTACATCCGGTTCGTGCTGGTGATGCTGGTGGCGTTCGTGCTCACGTTCCTGGGCGCGAGCCTCTTCAACATCGCGTCGGGCGAGCCCTTCACCTCGCCGCAGGTGCTGTGGATCCACTTCCTCATCAGCGCGCCGTTCGGCGTTGCCCTCGGCTTCGACGAGGAGACGCCGGGACTGATGCGCCTGCGCCCGCGCGAGCGGGGGGAGTCGATCCTGACGATGCCGGTGAAGCTCACCGCCGGCCTGGTGGGGCTGTTCATGGCGGTCGCCGCGCTGCTCGTGCTCGAGCTCGGCACCCACCACTACGCGAGCGTCGCCGCCGGGAATTCGATGGCCTTCACGGCGTTCGCGCTCATGCTGGTGGCGGCCGCGTTCGAGTGCCGCTCAGAGACGAGCAGCATCCTCACCACCGACACGTTCAACAGCCGGCGGATGAACATGATCGCCGCGATCGAGGTGATCGGGGCGGCCATGGCGACGGGGTGGGACTTCCTGAACCGGGTGCTCGGGACCGTGCAGCTGACGGCCCAGCAGTTCGGCGTCGCCCTGCTCTGCGCGATCGCCCTGCTCGTTGCCTGGGAGGCGGCGAAGTCGGTCGCGCGAAACCGGATCGAGGGATCCGCCGAGGGAACGCCGGTCGCCGGGCATGGCGTCGCGCAATGA
- a CDS encoding RDD family protein — MASRNDRRLGFVAGAARGAAAIPARAAAHVARDRLEDVADAMLASPGTLRAVDRVLAGPLPEEIVRSAVRNRVLERMLSELAATGALDELVSGALESRRTEALVDRIVASEEMQRVLRDVLTSPEVRHALVDQTAGFSEEVVGGMRGRAARMDEHTDRRAVRAGAYAGLASRALAFAADAVLCAALWVSISGVVALIGWIFGGLRPEWLVATLATVGLALVSGCYFVFFWTTAGRTPGMHLLHVRVAVEDSPAPPSIRRSAVRLVGMALAIIPMFAGFLPVLFDRRRRGIADMMAGTVVVYGPTSAEPAPTVAAAPAPSSR, encoded by the coding sequence ATGGCGTCGCGCAATGACCGCCGACTCGGGTTCGTAGCCGGCGCGGCGCGCGGCGCGGCGGCGATCCCTGCGCGGGCGGCCGCGCACGTGGCGCGCGACCGCCTCGAGGACGTGGCCGATGCCATGCTGGCCTCGCCGGGCACGCTGCGCGCGGTCGACCGCGTCCTGGCCGGCCCGCTGCCCGAGGAGATCGTCCGCTCGGCGGTGCGAAACCGCGTGCTCGAGCGGATGCTCTCCGAGCTGGCGGCGACCGGGGCGCTGGACGAGCTCGTGAGCGGGGCCCTGGAGAGCCGCCGGACCGAAGCGCTCGTCGACCGGATCGTCGCCAGCGAGGAGATGCAGCGGGTGCTGCGGGACGTCCTCACCTCGCCCGAGGTGCGGCACGCGCTGGTCGACCAGACGGCCGGGTTCTCGGAGGAGGTCGTGGGCGGGATGCGCGGCCGGGCCGCCCGGATGGACGAGCACACCGATCGCCGCGCCGTCCGGGCGGGGGCGTACGCCGGGCTCGCGTCGCGGGCGCTCGCCTTCGCGGCCGACGCCGTCCTCTGCGCGGCACTCTGGGTCTCGATCTCCGGGGTCGTGGCGCTGATCGGGTGGATCTTCGGCGGGCTGCGCCCGGAGTGGCTCGTCGCCACGCTGGCGACGGTCGGCCTCGCGCTGGTCAGCGGCTGCTACTTCGTGTTCTTCTGGACCACGGCCGGGCGCACGCCGGGCATGCACCTGCTGCACGTGCGGGTCGCCGTGGAGGACTCGCCTGCCCCGCCGTCGATCCGCCGGTCGGCGGTGCGGCTGGTCGGGATGGCGCTCGCGATCATCCCGATGTTCGCCGGCTTCCTGCCGGTGCTGTTCGACCGTCGCCGGCGCGGCATCGCCGACATGATGGCGGGGACGGTCGTCGTCTACGGCCCGACGTCGGCCGAGCCGGCACCGACCGTCGCCGCAGCCCCGGCACCCTCGTCGCGCTGA
- the sulP gene encoding sulfate permease, translating to MPGLRMLAEYKAGWLPHDLVAGLVLTTLLVPQGMAYAELAGLPAITGLYTSIMCLLGYALLGPSPVLVLGPDSSLGPMIAAVILPIAGAQGDPERAIALASMLGLLVGAITSLGAIARLGFIADLLSKPTMIGYMNGLAVTILIGQLPKLFGFSTDATGLLAEARAFFNGVRDGETVTASLAIGVAALAVMLVLGRFWPKIPSVLAAVVVSIAAAYAFNLADHGVDLVGALPQGFPPLTVPHVHASDIPLLVGGAFGIALVSLADTIATASAFAGRSGREIDGNREMLGIGAANIAAGFFQGFPVSTSGSRTAVAEQAGAKSQVTGLVGAVAITTMLLAFPGLLRDLPQPTLAAVVIVASLSLADIPGVVRLWKQRPTECGLSIAAFLGVALLGVLPGIVVAIALSVANVFRRAWWPYQTVLGRVPSLPGWHDVRSYPEAEQLPGLVVFRFDAPLFFANARTFRDQVTLLAAADPPPEWIVIAAEPITDVDTTASDMLNGLDELVNAKGVSLVFAEMKDPVREKIERYELTRTIDPNHFYPTVEAAIEAFRQRDEGAGAAATVGAGSADVGP from the coding sequence GTGCCCGGGCTGCGGATGCTGGCGGAGTACAAGGCCGGCTGGCTGCCGCACGACCTCGTGGCCGGGCTCGTGCTCACGACCCTGCTCGTCCCGCAGGGGATGGCCTATGCCGAGCTGGCCGGCCTGCCCGCGATCACCGGCCTCTACACGTCGATCATGTGCCTGCTCGGCTACGCGCTGCTGGGGCCATCACCCGTGCTCGTCCTGGGCCCGGACTCCTCGCTGGGGCCGATGATCGCCGCGGTCATCCTGCCGATCGCCGGCGCCCAGGGCGACCCGGAGCGGGCGATCGCGCTCGCCTCGATGCTCGGCCTGCTCGTCGGCGCGATCACCTCGCTCGGGGCGATCGCCCGCCTGGGCTTCATCGCCGACCTCCTGTCCAAGCCGACCATGATCGGCTACATGAATGGGCTGGCCGTGACGATCCTGATCGGCCAGCTGCCGAAGCTGTTCGGCTTCTCGACGGACGCGACCGGCCTCCTGGCCGAGGCCCGGGCGTTCTTCAACGGCGTGCGCGACGGGGAAACGGTGACCGCCTCGCTCGCCATCGGCGTCGCGGCGCTGGCGGTCATGCTGGTGCTGGGGCGGTTCTGGCCGAAGATCCCGAGCGTGCTCGCCGCGGTGGTCGTCTCGATCGCGGCCGCCTACGCGTTCAACCTCGCCGACCACGGCGTCGACCTGGTCGGGGCGTTGCCCCAGGGCTTCCCGCCGCTCACGGTTCCCCACGTGCATGCGTCTGACATCCCGCTCCTGGTCGGCGGGGCGTTCGGCATCGCGCTCGTGTCGCTGGCCGACACCATCGCCACCGCCTCGGCGTTCGCGGGGCGGAGCGGCAGGGAGATCGACGGGAACCGGGAGATGCTCGGCATCGGCGCGGCGAACATCGCCGCCGGGTTCTTCCAGGGCTTCCCGGTGAGCACCAGCGGCTCGCGGACGGCCGTCGCCGAGCAGGCGGGCGCGAAGTCACAGGTGACCGGGCTGGTCGGTGCGGTGGCGATCACGACGATGCTGCTCGCCTTCCCGGGCCTCCTGCGCGACCTGCCCCAGCCGACGCTCGCCGCCGTGGTCATCGTCGCGTCGCTCTCGCTGGCCGACATCCCGGGCGTCGTGCGCCTCTGGAAGCAGCGGCCGACGGAGTGCGGGCTCTCGATCGCCGCCTTCCTGGGCGTCGCGCTGCTCGGCGTGCTGCCGGGCATCGTGGTCGCCATCGCCCTCTCGGTCGCGAACGTCTTCCGGCGGGCCTGGTGGCCGTATCAGACGGTGCTCGGCCGGGTGCCCTCGCTGCCCGGCTGGCACGACGTGCGCAGCTACCCCGAGGCCGAGCAGCTGCCGGGCCTCGTCGTGTTCCGGTTCGACGCGCCGCTCTTCTTCGCGAACGCGCGCACGTTCCGCGACCAGGTGACGCTGCTGGCGGCCGCCGATCCGCCGCCGGAGTGGATCGTCATCGCGGCCGAGCCGATCACCGACGTCGACACGACCGCCTCCGACATGCTGAACGGCCTCGACGAGTTGGTGAACGCAAAGGGTGTCTCGCTGGTCTTCGCCGAGATGAAGGACCCGGTCCGCGAGAAGATCGAGCGCTACGAGCTCACCCGCACCATCGACCCGAACCACTTCTATCCGACCGTGGAGGCGGCGATCGAGGCGTTCCGTCAGCGCGACGAGGGTGCCGGGGCTGCGGCGACGGTCGGTGCCGGCTCGGCCGACGTCGGGCCGTAG